The Claveliimonas bilis genome window below encodes:
- a CDS encoding SLC13 family permease — MDSSLVAIIVIIITIAFFIWGKFPMSIVSMAGAVAMAMLVPEVELSEVYEGFSAPGWIMVVGMCVVSAALFETGVADRIGKKIGNSWWAKSERRFVVAAATCCTIMSAFMSNNGTVAIWMPLIAVVAAGSAGKIRSKMVIFAAGTGAIIGGGSTLIGSTSQLAANSVLQGYKGYEAGLGVFDMTKIMLPVCIVQIIFWGTFGYWLLKKVLKPGSPHFNDGNMYAEDLYEDNGEDKYADIPKWKGNVALGTMLLCIVLFIIQGFEPFSNYLNIALVGMIGATIVIATGCIGVKKAYADLPWDVFIVIGTVSTLGTGLDVTGGGEMIANFVLNFFGGQNASVPVLTVVIAVLCSVLTNFMQNNATAAMLCPICIPMALALGISPVPWVILIAATSNFAIATSYGTAVNIQILPAGYKFMDFVKIGGPLLIISIIVVSLTANMFLF; from the coding sequence ATGGATTCAAGTTTAGTTGCAATTATTGTTATTATAATTACGATTGCCTTTTTTATATGGGGTAAATTCCCTATGAGTATTGTTTCTATGGCCGGCGCTGTGGCTATGGCAATGTTGGTACCGGAAGTAGAGCTGTCAGAAGTATATGAAGGATTCTCTGCTCCCGGATGGATCATGGTAGTCGGTATGTGCGTGGTCAGCGCTGCTCTGTTCGAGACTGGTGTGGCGGACCGTATCGGTAAAAAGATCGGCAACTCCTGGTGGGCAAAATCTGAGCGCCGTTTCGTGGTTGCGGCGGCAACCTGTTGTACGATTATGTCTGCATTCATGAGCAACAACGGAACCGTTGCCATCTGGATGCCGCTGATCGCGGTAGTAGCGGCAGGATCTGCTGGAAAGATCCGTTCCAAAATGGTTATCTTCGCGGCAGGAACCGGCGCTATCATCGGAGGAGGTTCTACCCTGATAGGTTCTACGTCTCAGCTGGCAGCTAACTCCGTACTGCAGGGTTATAAAGGTTATGAGGCGGGGCTGGGTGTATTCGATATGACCAAGATCATGCTCCCAGTATGTATCGTACAGATTATTTTCTGGGGAACTTTTGGTTACTGGCTGCTGAAAAAAGTCCTGAAACCGGGAAGCCCGCATTTCAACGATGGAAATATGTATGCAGAGGATCTCTATGAGGATAACGGAGAAGACAAATATGCAGATATTCCAAAGTGGAAAGGCAATGTGGCTCTGGGTACTATGCTTCTTTGTATCGTACTGTTCATTATTCAGGGATTTGAACCTTTCAGCAATTATCTGAATATTGCGCTGGTTGGTATGATCGGCGCCACCATCGTAATCGCTACCGGATGTATCGGTGTGAAGAAAGCTTACGCAGATCTTCCATGGGATGTATTTATCGTAATCGGTACAGTAAGTACACTGGGAACTGGTCTTGATGTGACCGGCGGCGGTGAGATGATCGCCAACTTCGTACTGAACTTCTTCGGAGGACAGAATGCTTCTGTTCCGGTACTGACTGTGGTTATCGCAGTGCTGTGTAGTGTACTGACCAATTTCATGCAGAACAATGCGACTGCGGCCATGTTGTGCCCGATTTGCATCCCGATGGCTCTTGCCCTGGGAATCAGCCCGGTACCGTGGGTAATTCTGATTGCGGCAACCTCCAATTTCGCAATCGCTACTTCTTACGGGACTGCTGTAAACATTCAGATCCTGCCGGCTGGTTACAAGTTTATGGACTTTGTGAAGATTGGTGGACCGTTGCTGATTATCTCTATCATTGTAGTTTCACTTACAGCGAACATGTTCCTCTTTTAA
- the pdxA gene encoding 4-hydroxythreonine-4-phosphate dehydrogenase PdxA — translation MIKRPIIGITMGDPAGNGSELSVKALTDPKVYEECRPIIIGDANCMEQAVKIAGKEGQIKIHPVEEVKDAKFEYGTIDVYDMGLVDMEKHIFGKVSKMCGEAAFQYVVKVIELVMKGEIDATVTNALNKEAINMAGHHYSGHTEIYADYTHTSKYTMMLAHDNLRVVHVSTHVSLSQACSLVKKDRVLDVIRIANQACKDLGIKTPKIGVAGLNPHCGENGMFGTEEIEEIQPAIDAAMEEGICIPEKKPTPPDTVFSKALGGWYDIVVAMYHDQGHIPLKVKGFVYNKELKKWDAVAGVNITLGIPIIRVSVDHGTGFDQAGKGTSDALSLLNSIEYAILFARNRK, via the coding sequence ATGATTAAGAGGCCGATTATTGGAATTACCATGGGAGATCCGGCGGGAAATGGATCCGAGTTATCCGTAAAAGCATTGACAGATCCGAAAGTATACGAAGAGTGTCGTCCGATTATCATCGGCGATGCTAACTGTATGGAACAGGCAGTGAAGATTGCCGGAAAAGAAGGGCAGATTAAGATTCATCCGGTGGAGGAAGTAAAAGACGCTAAGTTCGAATACGGAACCATTGATGTTTATGATATGGGCCTTGTGGATATGGAAAAACATATCTTTGGAAAAGTTTCCAAAATGTGCGGTGAGGCGGCGTTCCAGTATGTAGTGAAAGTGATTGAGCTGGTCATGAAAGGAGAAATCGACGCTACAGTGACTAATGCACTGAACAAAGAGGCGATCAATATGGCTGGCCATCATTATTCCGGACATACCGAGATTTATGCGGATTATACCCATACATCTAAATATACAATGATGCTCGCACATGACAATCTCCGGGTGGTTCACGTATCTACCCATGTTTCTTTGAGCCAGGCCTGTAGTCTGGTGAAAAAGGATCGAGTTCTGGATGTGATCCGCATTGCGAACCAGGCCTGCAAGGATTTGGGAATCAAGACCCCGAAGATTGGAGTTGCCGGATTGAATCCGCATTGTGGGGAGAATGGAATGTTTGGTACCGAGGAGATTGAGGAGATTCAGCCGGCAATCGACGCAGCGATGGAAGAGGGAATCTGTATTCCGGAGAAAAAACCGACTCCGCCGGATACAGTGTTTTCCAAAGCTCTCGGTGGATGGTACGACATTGTAGTTGCCATGTACCACGATCAGGGGCACATCCCGCTGAAAGTCAAAGGGTTTGTTTATAATAAGGAACTGAAGAAATGGGATGCGGTGGCTGGTGTGAATATTACCCTTGGGATTCCGATCATCCGTGTATCAGTGGATCATGGAACCGGGTTTGATCAGGCGGGAAAGGGAACTTCAGATGCGCTGAGTCTGTTAAACTCCATTGAATACGCAATTCTCTTTGCCCGGAATCGAAAATAA
- a CDS encoding four-carbon acid sugar kinase family protein gives MVKLLMIADDFTGALDTGVQFAKKGICTQIFTKQKLEKDDIKEETEVLVVDTESRSMSKEDAYNAVYQLCIWAAEHEVEYIFKKTDSALRGNIGAELQAILDSEKDKRLYFLPGYPQIDRITKNGIHYISGELLEKSVFGRDPFEPVTKSYLPDIIGEQSSVPTICVRCGENIPSRKEEKEIVVCDLVETEDIDLRLDELFRKENINLLAGCAALADRLVERIPFQRQTPGTYRKTEYFYVACGSLNRITEQQVVYAKEKAGFAGRHLTACQKLNPFYYDTPEGKQFLEEILQLCQKKKKVVLDTFDENEEKEIYMREHKISPEEVRYLIANAHGRIVREIVSRRMDVTILMTGGDTLMGYMKNIGCSQLEPVCEIEPGIAVSVLEWNGCRQQVISKSGGFGTEDIMEKIAIKILK, from the coding sequence ATGGTAAAACTGTTGATGATTGCAGACGATTTTACCGGAGCTTTGGACACAGGTGTCCAGTTTGCTAAAAAAGGGATTTGTACACAGATTTTCACAAAACAAAAGCTGGAGAAAGATGACATTAAAGAGGAAACAGAGGTTTTGGTGGTGGATACGGAATCCCGTTCCATGTCAAAAGAAGATGCATACAACGCTGTATACCAGCTATGTATCTGGGCAGCAGAGCACGAAGTGGAATATATCTTTAAGAAGACGGATTCGGCTCTGCGTGGCAACATTGGAGCTGAATTGCAGGCTATTCTGGATAGCGAAAAAGACAAAAGACTGTACTTTCTGCCAGGATATCCTCAGATCGATCGAATCACCAAAAATGGTATCCATTACATATCAGGAGAACTTCTGGAGAAAAGTGTTTTTGGCAGGGATCCCTTTGAACCGGTGACGAAATCATATCTGCCGGATATTATAGGAGAACAGAGCAGTGTTCCCACTATCTGTGTCAGATGCGGGGAAAATATTCCTTCCCGAAAAGAGGAAAAGGAGATTGTGGTCTGCGACCTTGTTGAAACGGAGGATATTGACCTGCGTCTGGATGAACTGTTCCGGAAGGAAAATATAAATCTGTTAGCTGGATGTGCGGCTCTGGCAGACCGTCTGGTGGAACGGATCCCATTCCAGCGCCAAACGCCCGGAACCTACAGAAAGACTGAGTATTTCTACGTAGCTTGCGGAAGTCTGAACCGGATCACAGAACAGCAGGTGGTTTATGCAAAGGAAAAAGCCGGATTTGCGGGAAGACATCTTACGGCATGTCAGAAACTGAATCCTTTCTACTATGATACGCCAGAGGGAAAACAATTTTTGGAAGAAATCTTACAGCTTTGTCAGAAAAAGAAAAAGGTAGTGCTTGATACCTTCGATGAGAATGAGGAAAAGGAAATCTATATGAGGGAGCATAAAATCTCTCCAGAAGAAGTGAGATACCTGATCGCAAATGCTCATGGAAGAATCGTTCGGGAGATCGTGAGCCGTCGGATGGACGTGACGATCCTGATGACAGGAGGCGATACCTTGATGGGATATATGAAAAATATCGGATGCTCTCAACTGGAGCCGGTTTGTGAAATCGAACCTGGTATTGCAGTCTCTGTTCTGGAATGGAACGGATGCCGGCAGCAGGTAATCTCGAAGTCAGGAGGTTTCGGTACAGAGGACATCATGGAAAAGATTGCAATAAAAATTTTAAAATAA
- a CDS encoding hydroxyacid dehydrogenase, translated as MKVVMTQAVCPEGLAMLEGKADIYVADNGDPNNYLDEMKDADALIVRIAKCDEHAIENSSNLKVIGRTGVGYDSVDVKTATAHGIPVVITPGANNRSVAEHAVAMMFALSKNMLEAQIEMGKGNWKIRDAKKAFELEGKTVGILGLGAIGREVARICEGCGMKVSAYDPFMNKEQIEGYGAVYYEDYEELLKDSDVVTIHVPLTEQTKDMIKKEQLELMKKTAILINCSRGGIINEADWVEALKNGVIAGGGTDVYCNEPPAADDPLLNCPNLVASPHSAAQTREAVIKMAQMCINGCLAIIEGKKWPYVADKAVYDHPKWKNAEWAEV; from the coding sequence ATGAAAGTAGTAATGACACAGGCTGTATGTCCGGAAGGACTGGCTATGCTGGAAGGAAAAGCTGACATTTACGTGGCTGATAATGGAGACCCCAACAATTATCTGGATGAAATGAAAGATGCAGATGCGCTGATCGTACGTATTGCAAAATGCGATGAACATGCCATTGAGAACAGTTCGAATCTAAAAGTCATCGGACGTACTGGTGTGGGCTATGATTCTGTGGACGTGAAAACGGCTACTGCCCATGGGATTCCGGTTGTGATCACTCCGGGAGCGAACAATCGGAGCGTGGCAGAGCATGCTGTCGCTATGATGTTCGCTCTGTCCAAGAATATGCTGGAAGCGCAGATAGAGATGGGCAAAGGCAATTGGAAAATCCGTGACGCGAAGAAGGCTTTTGAGCTGGAGGGAAAGACTGTAGGTATCCTGGGCCTTGGCGCAATCGGAAGAGAAGTTGCCAGGATATGTGAAGGATGTGGAATGAAAGTTTCAGCTTACGATCCGTTTATGAACAAAGAGCAGATTGAAGGTTACGGCGCCGTCTACTATGAGGACTATGAAGAACTTCTGAAAGACAGTGATGTGGTGACTATCCATGTACCGCTCACCGAGCAGACAAAAGATATGATAAAAAAAGAGCAGCTGGAACTGATGAAGAAGACCGCTATTTTGATCAACTGCAGTCGCGGCGGGATCATCAACGAGGCAGATTGGGTAGAAGCATTGAAAAACGGCGTGATTGCTGGAGGCGGCACTGATGTGTACTGCAACGAACCGCCGGCAGCAGACGATCCGCTGCTGAACTGCCCGAATCTGGTGGCTAGTCCTCACTCTGCTGCCCAGACCCGGGAAGCTGTGATCAAGATGGCGCAGATGTGTATAAATGGCTGCCTGGCTATCATAGAAGGAAAGAAATGGCCTTACGTGGCCGACAAAGCTGTCTATGATCATCCGAAGTGGAAAAACGCCGAGTGGGCGGAAGTATAA
- the dapA gene encoding 4-hydroxy-tetrahydrodipicolinate synthase produces MKNVELKGIITPILTPMKEDESINLDELCIQIDRLIDGGVHGIFCFGTNGEGYILDENEKIAVLEATIDHVKGRVPVYAGSGCISTRDTIRMSKKAQELGADVLSIITPSFAVASQKELYDHYVEVAKHVDIPIVLYNIPARTGNKLLPETVAKLAKDVDVIVGAKDSSGDWDNLKAYIQQTKDLDKDFYVLSGNDSLILPSLKEGGFGGIAGCSNVYPHVLSSIYNLFKEGRISEAEAAQESIAGFRAVFKYGNPNTVVKKAVSMLGYPVGECRSPFNYLCDEGVEALKKVLKENKNNGMN; encoded by the coding sequence ATGAAAAACGTGGAATTGAAAGGAATTATCACACCAATTCTGACCCCGATGAAAGAGGATGAGAGCATAAATCTGGATGAGCTTTGTATTCAGATTGACCGTCTGATCGACGGAGGCGTACATGGCATTTTCTGCTTCGGGACCAACGGCGAGGGTTACATCCTGGACGAAAATGAGAAAATCGCAGTTTTGGAAGCAACTATTGATCATGTAAAAGGCCGTGTTCCGGTTTACGCAGGTTCGGGATGTATTTCCACCAGGGACACCATCCGTATGAGCAAAAAAGCACAGGAGCTGGGGGCAGATGTTCTGTCCATTATTACGCCAAGCTTTGCAGTTGCTTCACAGAAAGAACTGTATGATCACTATGTAGAAGTTGCAAAACATGTGGACATCCCGATTGTTCTGTACAATATTCCTGCACGTACAGGAAACAAACTGCTTCCGGAGACAGTAGCAAAGCTTGCAAAGGATGTGGATGTAATCGTTGGTGCAAAGGATTCCAGTGGCGACTGGGACAACTTAAAAGCATATATTCAGCAGACAAAAGATCTGGATAAAGATTTTTATGTACTGTCCGGTAATGACTCCCTGATTCTTCCGAGCCTGAAGGAAGGCGGATTCGGTGGTATCGCAGGATGCTCCAATGTATATCCACATGTACTTTCTTCTATCTATAATCTGTTCAAAGAGGGCAGAATCTCAGAAGCAGAGGCAGCACAGGAATCCATCGCCGGTTTCCGTGCGGTATTCAAATACGGCAATCCGAACACTGTTGTAAAAAAAGCCGTTTCAATGCTTGGCTATCCGGTAGGCGAGTGCCGCAGCCCGTTTAACTATCTGTGCGACGAGGGGGTGGAAGCCCTGAAGAAAGTTCTTAAAGAGAACAAGAACAATGGGATGAACTAA